Sequence from the Armatimonadota bacterium genome:
TCCGTCTCGGCCAGGATGTTCTCCAGGTCCCACATCAACTTCCGCAGCCCGTCGCTGTCCTCTATCGTCCGCCGCTTGCCGTCGCCGTCCAGGGTCACGGTGTTCACGACGCTCGCCGGAAGCTCGATCTTGGTCAGGTGGTTCTCGATATCCCAGGTATATGTAACCCGATCCGCGTTCGGTCGAATCTCCCCGGTTGTATTGCCGTTGCTATCGTAAGTGAATGTCGTAACGCCCGACGCATCTTCGGAGGTAGTCAGTTCATTCGCGGCGTCGTAGGCATACGTAGTGGTTGCGCCGGAGGAGACTTGGGTCAGCCGATTGCCGACGCCGTCATAGCTGAACGTGGTGTCGTAGGCGTTGTCGCCGCTTCGCTGCTCGCGGGTGAGCTGGTAAGTCTCGTCGTAAGACCAGGTGACCAGATCGCCATTGGCCTCCTGAACGCCGGTGCGATTGCCGATGCTGTCGTAGGAATACGTGAAAACGGAGATGACGGAGCGGTCGGACTTCAGATTGCGCACGGCGGTCAGGCGGCCGCCGGTGTCGTAATCGTGCTCGGCCACGGAGGCGTTGCCGTGGGTCATGGTGGTCACCCGCCCGATTGCATCATACACCCAAGTCGTGCGTTCGGCGAACGGATTCACCAGCCATGATATCAGATTCCGGCTGTCAAAGGAATAGCTTGTCAACCCCGCATCCGGGTCGGTCATCGTCTGGCGATTGCCGATCTCGTCGAAGGTATAGGTGATGGTCTTGGCGCCGGGATAGGTCACCACCTCCAGCGCGTTGGCGGGGTTATAGGAGAAGGTGGTAACCCCGGTGCCGTTGGGCCCCGCGGTGGGCGGTAGCGCCGCCGGCCGGGGCGCCGGCAATCGCTAGTGGCTAGCTAGGTCGCGCCGCGGCCCGCCACCCCGGCCCCGCGGGCTTAGGGGCGCGCGGCCCGCCGAGCGACGCTCGCCGCGGCGAGCCTAAGTTCGCTGCGGCGGCGGCAGAGGGCCAGGCCCCCGAGCATGGCAAGACCGGCGGCCAGCAGCATCAGGTCACTTGGTTCCGGGACGACCGGTGGGGTGCCGCCCCCCTCCACGCCCAGCAGGCCCACCAGCGGCAACAGCGCCAGCCCACCGGAGGCTGCCATCACCGCGGTCGGCACCGCGATGGTGGGAGCTGCCGGCAGGTCCGCCACGCCCGGGCGCTCATCGGGAGTGGTGAACGGGGAGGCGGTGGGGATCTCGATCACCGGAGCAACTGGCAGCGCCACCACCAGCACGAACTCCTGCGGGGAGTGCATCCGGGTCTGCGGCGGACGGGCCGCGACCTGCGCCTGGCCGGGAAGCTCGGTGACCAGCGGATTGCCGCACGCGTACTTGAGCAGCGGCGTGCCGTCGGCAAGCCCGAAGACCTTCGCGCCCTTGTGGAAGTAGTCGCGGGCGCGATAGATGCGCCCGATGCTGTTCACGCCGTAGACCGGCCGCCATCCCGATTCGGAGAAGGTGATGACGCGCAGGTGCTTGCGCAGGTAGGACGCCAGCCCGGCCTGGGAAACGTGGAAGTGCTTGGCGAGCCGCTGCCGGATTACGGAATCCCCCTCGACCTGCTTCACCAGATCCTCGACCGTGTATGCCCGCCAGGTGAGGAATGAATCCGGCCCCGTGCGGTGTCGGCCGGCGGCACCCGCCGGGACTGATAGCAGGATCAGAGTCACGGCCAACAGCCAGCCTCGCACGAGCATCTTCACTTCGTCGCCTCCGGGGCTACGATGCCCACCGTCACCCAAGCCGGCGGGCCGAACCGCCCCGCGCCGTCGCCGACGCGCATGGTCAGAATCACCTCGCCCGGCTCCTGCCCCGGGCCTTGATCCTCCAGGGGCGTGAGCAGGACGCTCGTTTGCACCGGGAGCAGCGGTGAAGTGTAGGTGACCCGCCCCTCCCGGCTGAGGCTGTAGAAGAACTCCTTGGCCGCAGGGCCCGCCGTGACATGAAACAGCGTAGGCCCGGCGACCTTCGCGGTAGAGGTGGTGAGAAGCTGCTTGTCCACCTTCGGGTCCAGGGCGCGGATGGCGCAAGCCAACTTCTCCTCGTCGCTGACCGGCGGACCGGCGGCCGCCTGCCCGCTCTGCAGCAGGGGATCGCTCGGGGGCACCACCAGGAAGGCAATGGCGGTGCTTCCCTCGCCCGCGTTGGGCGGCTTGATGCCGGCCCATACCTCCACCGAGTGGTAGCCCGGGGTCAGCTTCGCGGTTTCCACCTCCGCGCGCCAGGGCGCCTCCGAGGTCGCCGCCAGGGGTTCGTTGTCCAGCCGGACGGTCACCTGACCCAGCTCAGCGCCGCCGGTGGCGATCATGGGGCTGACGGTCAGCTTGTCTCCCTGGACTACGGGCATGTCCTGCTGCCAGTAGGTCGGGGGGGCGCCGGGGAGCTGGAAGGTGCGCAGATCCCCCTGCGGGGTGCGCACTTCGAGCAGAACCTTGATGCCCGGCACATAGCTGCTCTGCTCCGCCCGTGCCGGGTGCGACGTGACGCACACGACGGCGGCCGCGGTCACCGCGAGAACGGCCCATCTGGTCATCGGCGTGCCTACCTCTCCGGGCATTTGAGTCGCAAGATTCGTGCCACAGGCGCTGTTCGCGGCGCTAAATCAGAGGGTATTTCAAGGCTGCCCCCGGCAGCGGGGTGCCGAGGCCCGGCTCGCCCGGCGACCGGAGTCACGAAGACCCCGCCCGGGATGACCCGAAACGCCGGATTGCGCCTCCGTGCGGGGGCGCAGTCTGCACCAGGCCCCCTCGAGCACTTTGTACTTCGTACTTCTGCTTGCGGCGAAGCATTTCCTGCCGGTGCACTACGCCAGGGGGCAGCGCGGAGCACGCGAATTCGGGGCGGCTGCAGGTCGCAGCGCCGAGGGCGTGGTAGTATGCTGTGCGCAGGGAACCAAGTTTCGCGTTCCCCGCGCGGCTCCGCTCGCCGCGCGGCCGAGTCGCATGCGCGCGGGGCGAGCCGATGCGCACCTGGAGGGGGTTACATTCCAGAAGTCGCTGCCGCCGCAAGGAGAGTGGCAAGTGATCAAGATCGCGTTCGTGGGAGCGGGCAGCCTGGGCTTCACCCGCACCTTGGCAATCGACATGCTGTCGTGGGAGGACATGCAGGACGCCACGCTGTCGCTGATCGACACGGACGAACAGCGCCTGGACTACGCCAAACGCGCGGTCGCCCGGATCGTCGAGGTCGGCGGCTACCCGGCGAAGGTCGAGGCAACGCTGGATCGCGCCGAAGGAATCAAAGACGCGGATATCGTCATCACCACCATCCTGGCGCACGGGGTTGACGGTTTCAGGCCCGAGATCGAGATTCCCATGAAGTACGGGGCGGACTTCAACGTCGGCGACAGCATGGGCACGCCGGCGGTGTTTCGCGCGCTGCGCACCATCCCCATGATGCTCGACATCTGCCGCGACCTCGAGCGCCACGCGCCCAACGCCTACCTGCTCAACTACACCAACCCCATGTCCATGCTGTGCCGGGCCATGCAGCAGGCGACGTCGGTGCGGCTGGTGGGACTGTGCCACAGCGTGCAGGGGCTGGGGGCGATGCTGGGGTCGTGGATCCAAGCGCCGGCGCAGGAGATCACGTGCGTGTGCGCGGGCATCAACCACCAGGCGTGGGCGCTGCGCTTCGAGTGGAACGGCAAGGATGCTTATCCACTGCTGCGGGAGGCGGTCGAGCGGCCCGAGATCTATCGCAAGGACCTCGTGCGCAACGAGATGTTCAAGGCCCTTGGCTACTACGTGACCGAGTCGAGCGGGCATAATTCGGAGTACAACTGGTGGTTCCGCAAGCGGCCGGACCTGATCGAGCAGTATTGCACCCACGGCGAGAACTGGAACCCGGGCGCGCACGGCTTCATCCTCGCCGAGTACGACGACCGCGAGCGGGGGGAGAAATGGCAGCGGCAGATGCGCGACTACGCCGAGGGGCGCGTGCCGATCAAGCTCGGCCGCTCCCACGAGTACGCCTCCAGCATCGTGCGCGGGCTGCTGTTCGACGAGCTGTTCGAGTTCAACGCCACCGTGCCCAACACCGGGCTCATCACTAACCTGCCGCCGGGATCCGCGATCGAAGTGCCGGTGGTCGCGAATAGGGCGGGCTTGATGGGTGTGCACATTGGGGCGCTGCCCCCGCAGTGCGCCGCCCTCAACCAGGTCAACACCGCCGCCATCGAGCTCACGGTCGAATCCGCGCTGACCGGCGATCCGAGGGCGGCCTATCACGCCTGCTGCTACGATCCGGTGGCGGCGGCGGTGCTGTCGCTGGCGGAGATCAAGCAGATGGTGGACGAGTTGTTCCGCACGCAGGCGCCGCTGCTGCCGCAGTTCAAGCACCTGACGTAGCAGGCTGACGTCGGCGCGTGGTCACCGCGGAGCCCGCCCCCGTGCGGAATCAACGTCAGCCGGAGGGAAGTCATGACGCTGCTACACCTGTTAGCGTTCGCTAGTCTGTTCCTGGCTCTAGTCTGCGCCGTTGCCACAGCGACGCCGTGGCAGCAGGATCGCATGATCATCACCTGCTGGCTGTCGCCGCCCAATACCGACCAGGCGCTGGCAGCGATCAAGTCTGAACACTACAACCTGGTATGGGCCAAGGCCGACGAGTTGGACGTCGTGGCCCGCCACGGCCTGCGCGCGATGCTGCAAGACCCCCTGCTAGCCCCCGCATCGCTCGACGACCCAGGCCGTAACACCCAACTCGATGCCCTCGTCGCGCGTGTGAAAGACCATCCCGCGCTGGATGCCTACTACCTCACCGACGAGCCCAGCGCCAAGGACTTTCCGGCCCTGGGGCGGCTGGTCGCCTACTTGCGCGAGCGCGACCCCGCCCATTTCGCCTACATCAACCTCTTTCCCACCTATGCCACCAACGAGCAATTGGGCGTTACCGGCGACACCGCGACCGCCTACCGCGAGCACCTGCGCCAGTTCATGGAGATCGTCGAGCCCGGGTTGATAAGCTACGACCATTATCACTTCTTCAAGCACCACGACACCGATCAGTACTTCTTCAACCTGGGGCTGATTCGCGAGACGGCGTTGCGCGCCGGCGTGCCCTTCATGAACATCATCCAGGCCTGCACCATCATCCCGGACTGGCGCTTGCCGAACGCGGCCGAGCTGCGCTGGCTGGTCTATACCACCTTGGCCTACGGCGGGCGGGGGATAAGCTACTTCCTCTACTGGGGGCCGGCGGCGTATGGCGGGCTGTATCAGGACGGGAAACGCATGCCGCTGGCCCTTGACGCCGCTCGATTGAACGCTGAGATCGAAGCACTCAGCCGCGCGCTCATGGCACTGCATTCGCTGGGCGTGTATCACACCGCGCCGCTTCCGACCGGAGCCGAGGCCGTTCCAGCCGACGCATCCGTCGGGGTCGTGAGCGCGGGCGAGTTCGTCCTCGGGCTCTTTGGCGAGGGGAGCGAGGCCACCGCCCTCATGGTTGTCAACCGCGACTATCGCCGCGCGGCCACGGCCCGGCTTCGCCTGCCCCGCGGCGCGCGCGTGCAGGAGTTCGACCGCGCTCGCCGCGAATGGAGGGGCTATGCCACGCCGGGCGACGGCGCAACAATCGCCGTCTCGCTGGAGGCGGGCGACGGGAGGCTATTCCGCCTGGCGAGGTAGGACCTGGGGTATCCACTGCCCACCTTCGAGAACGGAGCATGTGGCTTGACACGTAAGGAGCTTAACCTGGCAGTTTTTCAGGGCACCGCTGACGCCGTGCTCTGGCAGCCGCGGCTGGAGACCTGGATCCACCACCACCAGGCAGAAGGAACGATGCCGGCGCGCTTCCGCGGCCTCGACCTGTTGGAAATCTACGACGCTCTGGGGTGCTCGGTGCGCTACGCCGCGTCGGCGGGGCTAGAGCGCTACGAGGAGCCCGCGGACGTGGTGCGCGCCGAGGAGCAGCAAGGCGACCTCTTCATCCAAACCGTGACCACGCCCTCCGGCAGCCTGCGCACCGTCTATCGCGACATCTGGAGCGACGGCAAGCTGCACAATCGGCGCATCATCGAATGGCCGGTCAAGGAGCCGCGCGACCTGCGGGTGTTGACCGAGGTGGTGGAGCGCGCGCAGTTTCGGGCGGACCTCGCCGCCTTCGAGGAGACGGCGGCCAGGGTCGGGCGGCGCGCAGAGCCGACGGTCTTCCTCGAGAGCTCCGGCTTCACCGATCTCATCAAGTTTCACGCGGGCCTCGAGGCAACGTTCTACCTCCTACACGACGATCGAGCGACGGTCGAGGCCCACCTGGAGGCGTGCGACCGTCGCGACCGGCGGATGGTTGACGCGGCGCTGACGCTCCCGTGCCGCCTCTTCAATCTGGGTGACCACGCCACCAACGAGTTCACCCCGCCGCCGATCCTGGAGCGCTACCTGCTGCCGCGCTGGCAGTGGATTAGCGATACCCTCGGCGCCGCGGGGCGCTATGTCCACAGCCACTGGGACGGCCATGCGCGCCTGATCCTGCCTTACCTCAAGCCGGCACGGCTGCATGCGGTCGAGGCGCTGACGCCCAAGCCAATGGGCGACATCACGCTGGAGGAGATCAAGGACGCGGTCGGCGATCAGCTCGTCTGCCTCGACCTGCTGCCGGCGATCCACTTCTTGCCCTCGTACCCGGTCTCGGAGGTGCTCGATTTCGCCCGCCGGGTGATAGACATATTCGCGCCGCGGCTGATCCTGGGGGTATCCGACGAGATCTCCCAGGTCGGGCAGATCGAGAAGATCGAAGCGGTGAGCGAGTTGGTCAGTGAGGTTTGTGGGCTGGCGGAGTAGCGCCGCCAGACCGGCGCGACTGCGAGAATGGGGATGAAAGCCTTGGACGACGACGTGCGAGTGGTGCGGCCAAACAGGTACGAAGTATTGCAGCGCGACGCAGGCAGAGCGTCGGTGCCGGTTCAGATGACCGGGCTTGCGGAGCTGTCAGGGAGGGTGCCCGTCTTCGTCCTCAACGCCTGCGGGCGCGTCGTGGCGCGGCGCGAGTTCGAGGTGCGCGGTGGTGCGCTCTCCGGCGCGGTGGAGGTGCCCGAGGGCGGCTGGTACACCCTGGCGATGTCCGCCGGTCGGCGGCGCCGGCGCCTGATGCCGTTCGGCGTGGGCGATGTCTTTGTGGTCGCGGGCCAGTCGAACGCCGCCGGACACGGCGACGGCTTCATCGCCGATCGCAGCGGCATGGTCTCGGTGTGCACAGACGCCGCGGAGTGGGCACTGGCCGATAGTCCAGAGCGCTTGCCCGCGGGTATGGGCGTCGGCAGCCCGTGGCCGGTGCTGGGGGAACTGCTGGCTCGCTGCGAGGGGGTGCCGATCGGCTTCATCAACGTTGCCGTCGGCGGCACGTCAACCGAGCAGTGGCTGCCGACCGGCGACCTCTATCCTCCTCTCAAACGGGCCCTCAGCGGCCGGCGGGTGCGCGCAGTGCTATGGCATCAAGGCGAATCGGATGCGATCGGGAGCTTCTCGACCGAGCGCACGTACCAGAACATGGCGACCATGATCGAGCAGTCGCGCGCTGACGCCGGTTGGCATGTGCCGTGGTACGTCGCCCTCGCCAGCCACATTCCGGACCTTCCGCAGGAGCAGATGCAGCAGGTGCGCGCAGCGCAGCAGGGGCTATTCCGCATGGGCCTGGCCCTGCCCGGGCCCGACACCGACACCTATGTGCCCGAGTCCATGCGCTACGACCGGGTGCACTTGGCGCAGGTCGGGCTGGTGGTGCACGCGATCCTGTGGTTTCGGGCGCTGGTGTTTCCCGGGCACTAGCAGCCAAGTGGCTAGGCCGAAGGCGGCCACGGCGGTCGCGGAGCGACCTAGCCGCTGCGGCTTCTCGTGGGCCTGATTAGGGCGCTCTGGACTCGCGGTGATATGACTGTGGGATGCGTTCGCATGATATAGCATCGTTCAAGTATCCTGTGGGTTCAGCGGGTGCAGAGCAGTGATCGGAGGTGGTGATTGTGGGCACACGACTTGCGGTGCACGGGGGTGAGCCGACAGTATCCGAGGGGAGCGTTCGCCCCTGGCCGCATGTGACCGACGCCGATCGTGAGGCCGTCGCCGAGGTCATGCGCGACGGTGACATGGGGCGCCAGCGCGAGATCCAGTTCGCGGCGCTGGCTCAGGAGTGGGCGCAGTACATGGGGGTAGCCTATGCCATCCCCTGCAACAGCGGCACGGCGGCGCTGCACATGGGCGTTGCCGGCGTGGGCATCGAGCCCGGCGACGAGGTCATCTGTCCGGCGTTCACCTACTGGGCGACGGCGGCGGCCGTGCTCCACCACAACGCGATCCCGGTCTTCGTTGATGTCGAGCCCGGCACGTGGACCATGGATGCCACGCAGATCGAAAGGCGTATCACCGACCGCACGCGCGCCATCATACCGGTCCACATCCACGGAATGCCAGCCGACATGGATGCCATCACGGAAATCGCCGATAGGCATCGCCTCGCGGTGATTGAGGATGTGGCCCAAGCCCACGGCGCGCGCTACAAAGGCCGGCTGTGCGGCGCCCTCGGCGATGCCGCCGGCTTCAGTCTCCAGGCCAGCAAGCTGCTCACCACCGGCAGTCACGGCGGCATCTTCACCACCGACGACGAGCTGATTCACAAGCGCGCCGCCCTGCTGGAATACCTGGGGGAACTGGTCGTTCCCGGCCGTGAGGGCCGCGAGCAGGAGTATAACGCCTATGGCCTGGGATGGATGTACCGCGGCGACACTTTCGGCCAGGCCTTCGCTCGGAGCCAGCTGCGGCGCCTTGACGCCAACAACGCTCGCCGCATTGAGAACTGCGCCCTGCTGACGGACCTGCTGCGCGATGTGCCGGGGGTGGAGACTCCCCAGGTGCCCGAGGACCGCACCTGCGTGTTCTACACCTACGTTCTAAACGTCTCCCCCGAGCCCCTGGGCCTGGAGGTGGAGGCGCCGCTCTTCCGGCGCAAGGTGGAAACCGCGCTGCGCGCGGAAGGCGTGCCTGTCGGCCGCTGGCAGCGCATGGCCGTGCCCGCACAGGAGGTGTTCCAGTCGCGCGTGGGCTACGGAAAGGGCTGCCCCTGGCGCTGCCCCCACGCGAGCGAGATAACATACGACGTCAACGATTACCCGGTCACCAACGCCTTCGTCGCCACTAATCTGTACGTCAACGGCATCTGGCCGCCCAATGGCCCCGATCTCATGCGCGCTTTCGCCGATGCGATCATCAAGGTGATGTCGCGCCCGGATGATGTGCTGGCCGTTGAGGCCGATCCCGAATGAAAGCCGGAGCCTGCGAACTGGACATTACGCTGGCCGTTGGCGGCGAAGTGCCCGGCCAGTGGCTGCGGCGGACCGCAGAGTATGTGCGCGACCCACTGACCGTATCCGCGCTCGCTCTGGAATCCCAGGGGCAGCGCGCGGCCTTCGTATCCTGCGACGTGCTCTCGCTCAAGAACCGCGTCGTCGCCGATCTGCGGCGCCGCCTCTCGCCGGTGCTCGATCCTCGGTATCTGCTGCTGGCGGCGACCCATACGCACGCGGGCCCGCCGGTGTGCGACGTCCTGGGGAGCACGGCGGACGCGGCGTGCATCGAGTCCCTCGCGCATGCGGTCGAGGACGCGGTCCGTACTGCCTTCAGTCGTTTGCGAGATGCGCGCCTCGGCTGGGCGGCCGCCCCGGCGCCAGGCTTCGCCTTCCCTCGGCGTTGGCGCATGGCGGACGGGTCGGTGCTGATGCATCCGCCCAAGGACGCGCCGGACCTAGTCGAGCCGGAGAGCCAGCCGGACGACACGCTTACCGTGCTGCGCGTCGAGCGCGCCGACGGGTCAGCGCTCGCGCTGTGCGTGAACTTCGCCTGTCATGCGGTCTTCGTCGGCGGCGCACAGTTCTACTGCGCGGACTATCCCGGCGTGGTGCGCAGGACGGCCAAGAGCGCGACGGGCGCTGAGGCGACGCTTTTCCTCAATGGACCTTGCGGGGATGTGGGCCCGGACGACGTCAGCAACCGGGACCAGACGCGGTACGGCGAGGAGCCGATGGAGCGCGTGGGTGCCCGACTGGCGGAGCGGGCACTGGAACTGGCGGCTCAGGCCGCGCTCATAGATGACCCGCCGCTGGCCGCCGCCTCCGAGGTGATCAGGGCCCAGGTGCGGGTCGTCCCGGAGGAGGACCTGTACGCCGCCGAGGAGTGGGCAGCGGGGCGCAGCCTCAACGAGATCCCGCAGACTCAGCGCGAGATCGTCTTCCGCGAGCTACTGCTGGTCGAGGCCGAGCGCAGGGGACACCCGAGCTATGACCTCGAGATCGCGGGCCTGCGCGTCGGGGATGGAGCGCTCCTCGCTCTGCCCGGGGAGATCTTCTCCGCCATCGGCGCCGAAATCCGCGCCGGCTCGCCCTTCGCTCACACCGCGCTCGTCGAGCTCGCCAACGGGTGCTACGGCTACGTGCCCACCGCCGAGGCCTTCGCGGGTGGCGGCTACGAAACCTGGCTCTGCCGCTCCAGCCGCCTCGCGCCCACCACCGACGCGCAGATGATTTCGGCGGGGCGGCGGGTGCTCGCGCACCTTGCATCCTGACGGTGCGTGTTTGCGGAGGGACTGCCCCCATTTTCCTTTGAGAAAATGAGGGACTGTCCCCAGGACAGGGACAGGTACCATAATCCGGGAATTATGGAGCCAGTCCCCTCCCGGCCGGTCACCAGGCGGTCACTGCGTGCTCAGGACCAGGCGGGAGCAGTCCTGCCGCGAGTGAAACACCGTCTGCTGCGCCGGGACCAGCTCCGCGTCCGCCAGGTCGTTGCGCCCTACGTTATGGTTGCGGTCGTAGTTCGGGAAGTCGCTGCTGGTGATCTCCAAACGAATGCGATGTCCCGCGAGGAAGCGGCACGCGGTCGGGCCGAGGCGGATCCTGAATTCCGTGACCTCGCCGGGAGTGAGGAAATCGGTACGCTGCAGAGAGTGGCGATGCCGTGCGCACACGATGCCGCTGCACACCTGAAGGGCGGGGCCATCGGGACGCTCGTCCACGAGGGCGGCGAAGAAGTCGGTGTCGGGCGCGGAGGACGATGCATGAAGGATGACCTCAGGGTACCCGACGACCTCGACCGGTTCCGTCAGCGGCGGTGTGCGGTAGTAGAGGATGTCGCGCCGATACTCGAGGGCGCGCCGGTCCGGGGCGCCACTGAACAGCTCTGGCGACCACAGCGTCGGGACCGGGTCGCGCGGATCGTAGAGATAGCGGTCGCTCGCTTCGTCCGCAGGAGGGGTAGGGGTGAGAAGGCCCGAACCTGTAGGGTGCCCGGCGTCGCCGCCGCTGCTGAGGAAATACGTGGCGTCCCGGGTACCCCCCGGCGGCCAGGTGTCGGCGGACTTCCACTGGTCGGCGCCGAGCACGAAGTACTCGACGGCCGGCGCCCGGCCGATGCCGTTGTCCAGGCCCTTCAGCCAGTAATCGAACCACCGGATGGTCAGGTCATCAATGTCCACGGCGGCCGGCGGGCCGAAATCCATGTCCCCCAGCTTGCGCCGGCCCAGCCCGCTGTGGTTCCACGGCCCGATGATCAAGCGACTTCCGCGCCTCGCCGCCTCGGTGCGGGCGTCCTGCTGCATCCCGGCAAGGTGGCCCATCGTGCCATTGCAGTGGTCAAACCAGCCGCTGACGTCCAGATTCGGTACCGCGATGTCGCGGTACGCATCGCCGATTCTCCAGGCTTGGCGGTTGGGATGTCGGAGCCAGTCGTCAACGTACTCAGCGATCCCCTCGGGCAGGTAGCGCGGCAGGTCGAGCCAGGGCAGGAAGTAGATCCAGTGGCCGCGCTCGACTTCATTCCAGATCGCCAATGCTTCGTCCACGGTGTGAGGCCCGGGCAGTCCGTGCCGACGACGCACATCGGGCGCGATGTTGTTAATCCACCAGTGCAGGCGGCGCGCCGGCCGAAACGCGCCCGGCCCATCAAAGGTGGTCAGCTCCTGGGGTATCGAGCGCGCGCACATCGCCACCAGGTGGGGAGGACGCTGCCTCGCCAGCACCCATTGTGTCCACGCCGGGTATGACGTGCCCATGGTGCCCACCTTGCCGTTGCAGTAGGGCTGGCGGGCGAGCCACTCCACGGTGTCATAGCCGTCGCGCCCCTCCACCTCGGCCGCCTCCTCGACGGTGAAAGGGATGAAGTCGCCATCGGAGGCATATCGGCCCCGACAGTCCTGCCAGACGACCACATAGCCGGCCCGCACGTACCGCTCGAAGCCCGAATTGCCCTTGCCGTAGGGCGTTCGAACGAGGAGGGCGGGCGCGGGGCAGCCGTCGGCCGGCCGGAAGACGTTGGCACGCAGCAACACACCATCGCGCATGGCGACGGGCACGTTCTCCTCCACGATAATCCCAAGGCTACTTGTCTGATCAGGCACAATCCCACCTCCGCTTCCATCCCCATGCCGCCAAACCTGGCATCAACCGTGCACCCAAGTGACGACGCGTCGGCATCCCGAGGTCAGGCCCCCACCCAGGACTAACTGTTTTCGGGGCGCATTGGAACAATCCTTGGGCAAGAAAGCGCACGGCGCTTGCAGCCGTGCTGCCCGCTCGGTCGACGGTGGCCGCATCCCGATTCACCAACAGCAGGTCGGCGGTTGGCGCTGAAGCCATTGCCTGGGTTGGACAGCCGTTTCTCCGGTCCTCGCGGGGCGATGGTAGGGATGGCGGCTTCCCGCGCCGAACTTGCAGGCCATGGCAAGCGACGTATACCTGGCCCTGATGGGCCTGGCCCCCCGGCGAATCCCGCATTGGGAGCACCTGTCCAATCCTGACTTCGTGCAGCGGGTCACCGGCATTGACCCGTACGAGAAGCCCCGCACCGCATACCAGCGGCTGAGCGAGGTCTTCAAGATTGATTTCGGTCCCAACATCCCGCCGGATGACACCCCCCGCCCGCGCCTGCCTGAGGACGAGTCTTCGTTCACCAATCAGGCCGGCGAGCGCTGTGTGCGCTGGGGGGAAGGGTATAGCTCGCACTGGTCATGGGGTAAGCAGTTCACCGGCATCGAGCAGGTGCTCGCCTACCGGCCGCTGGAGCATCTCGACCTGCGCGACGGTCACATCGTCGAGGACCGCGACTACTCGCTCGACGACGAGGCGTTCTACCGCCTCTACGCCGGCGACAACCCCGCCTGCGCCCCGCCCGAGGGCGAGGTCGCCATGACCGGGTTCTACAACACCCTGTTCATGTGGCCGCTGCTGACGTTCGGCTGGGAGCTGTGCCTGGAGCTCTTCGGCGGCTACCCCGACGAGACCAAGCGCCTGCTGGCCGATTTCGCCGTCATCAACCGCAAGGTTTTCCGCACTTTCGCGCGGCTGCCGGTCAATTGCGTCGTATGCCACGATGACATTTGCATGGCGCGCGGGCCGATCTGCTCGCCGCGCTGGCTGCGCGAGCACATTTACCCCTACTACGAGGAGTTCTGGTCGCTGCTGCACGACGCCGGCAAGCGAGTCGTTTTCATGTCCGACGGCAACATTGATGCGGTTGCCGACGATGTCGCGGCCTGCGGGGCGGACGGCTTCGTCAGCGAGCCCTTCAGCGACTGGAAGACGCTCGCCCGCAAGTATCCCGACAAGCTCCTGGCGGGAGAGGGCGACAACCGCATCCTCATGACCAACGACCGCGATCAGATCGCGGCGATGGTGCGCTCGATGGTGGAAACCGCGCAGGTCTGCGGCGGCTACGTCATG
This genomic interval carries:
- a CDS encoding PEP-CTERM sorting domain-containing protein (PEP-CTERM proteins occur, often in large numbers, in the proteomes of bacteria that also encode an exosortase, a predicted intramembrane cysteine proteinase. The presence of a PEP-CTERM domain at a protein's C-terminus predicts cleavage within the sorting domain, followed by covalent anchoring to some some component of the (usually Gram-negative) cell surface. Many PEP-CTERM proteins exhibit an unusual sequence composition that includes large numbers of potential glycosylation sites. Expression of one such protein has been shown restore the ability of a bacterium to form floc, a type of biofilm.), which translates into the protein MLVRGWLLAVTLILLSVPAGAAGRHRTGPDSFLTWRAYTVEDLVKQVEGDSVIRQRLAKHFHVSQAGLASYLRKHLRVITFSESGWRPVYGVNSIGRIYRARDYFHKGAKVFGLADGTPLLKYACGNPLVTELPGQAQVAARPPQTRMHSPQEFVLVVALPVAPVIEIPTASPFTTPDERPGVADLPAAPTIAVPTAVMAASGGLALLPLVGLLGVEGGGTPPVVPEPSDLMLLAAGLAMLGGLALCRRRSELRLAAASVARRAARP
- a CDS encoding alpha-glucosidase/alpha-galactosidase, yielding MIKIAFVGAGSLGFTRTLAIDMLSWEDMQDATLSLIDTDEQRLDYAKRAVARIVEVGGYPAKVEATLDRAEGIKDADIVITTILAHGVDGFRPEIEIPMKYGADFNVGDSMGTPAVFRALRTIPMMLDICRDLERHAPNAYLLNYTNPMSMLCRAMQQATSVRLVGLCHSVQGLGAMLGSWIQAPAQEITCVCAGINHQAWALRFEWNGKDAYPLLREAVERPEIYRKDLVRNEMFKALGYYVTESSGHNSEYNWWFRKRPDLIEQYCTHGENWNPGAHGFILAEYDDRERGEKWQRQMRDYAEGRVPIKLGRSHEYASSIVRGLLFDELFEFNATVPNTGLITNLPPGSAIEVPVVANRAGLMGVHIGALPPQCAALNQVNTAAIELTVESALTGDPRAAYHACCYDPVAAAVLSLAEIKQMVDELFRTQAPLLPQFKHLT
- a CDS encoding sialate O-acetylesterase, producing MKALDDDVRVVRPNRYEVLQRDAGRASVPVQMTGLAELSGRVPVFVLNACGRVVARREFEVRGGALSGAVEVPEGGWYTLAMSAGRRRRRLMPFGVGDVFVVAGQSNAAGHGDGFIADRSGMVSVCTDAAEWALADSPERLPAGMGVGSPWPVLGELLARCEGVPIGFINVAVGGTSTEQWLPTGDLYPPLKRALSGRRVRAVLWHQGESDAIGSFSTERTYQNMATMIEQSRADAGWHVPWYVALASHIPDLPQEQMQQVRAAQQGLFRMGLALPGPDTDTYVPESMRYDRVHLAQVGLVVHAILWFRALVFPGH
- a CDS encoding DegT/DnrJ/EryC1/StrS family aminotransferase, with product MGTRLAVHGGEPTVSEGSVRPWPHVTDADREAVAEVMRDGDMGRQREIQFAALAQEWAQYMGVAYAIPCNSGTAALHMGVAGVGIEPGDEVICPAFTYWATAAAVLHHNAIPVFVDVEPGTWTMDATQIERRITDRTRAIIPVHIHGMPADMDAITEIADRHRLAVIEDVAQAHGARYKGRLCGALGDAAGFSLQASKLLTTGSHGGIFTTDDELIHKRAALLEYLGELVVPGREGREQEYNAYGLGWMYRGDTFGQAFARSQLRRLDANNARRIENCALLTDLLRDVPGVETPQVPEDRTCVFYTYVLNVSPEPLGLEVEAPLFRRKVETALRAEGVPVGRWQRMAVPAQEVFQSRVGYGKGCPWRCPHASEITYDVNDYPVTNAFVATNLYVNGIWPPNGPDLMRAFADAIIKVMSRPDDVLAVEADPE